One Pedomonas mirosovicensis genomic region harbors:
- a CDS encoding FadR/GntR family transcriptional regulator — protein MTMPAQKLYQRIADEIATAITQGRYPPGTRLPGERDLAEEFSVSRPTIREAMIALEIRGMVEARHGSGIYVTAAPPALPQAPELDVGAFELIEARVLFEGEAAALAATAIEEQALAELDALLRRMEEEQDSPAAFDADRRFHLLIAEATGNSLVRSVVEMLWNVRENSPLCVHMFAQAHREGVTPRVEEHRLIVDALKARDPKRAREAMRAHLRRVTDDLLAATELELIQRARAEAQARRSRIVRRAGA, from the coding sequence ATGACCATGCCCGCACAAAAACTCTACCAGCGGATCGCCGACGAGATTGCAACGGCGATCACCCAAGGCCGCTATCCCCCCGGCACCCGGCTGCCGGGCGAGCGCGATCTGGCCGAGGAATTCTCCGTCAGCCGCCCGACGATCCGCGAGGCGATGATCGCGCTGGAGATCCGGGGCATGGTCGAGGCCCGGCACGGCTCGGGCATTTACGTTACCGCCGCGCCGCCCGCGCTCCCGCAGGCCCCCGAGCTGGATGTGGGCGCGTTCGAGCTGATCGAGGCGCGCGTCCTCTTTGAAGGCGAGGCGGCAGCGCTGGCTGCAACCGCCATCGAGGAGCAGGCGCTGGCTGAGCTGGACGCCCTGCTGCGCCGGATGGAGGAGGAGCAGGATTCGCCCGCGGCGTTCGATGCGGACCGCCGCTTTCACCTGCTCATCGCTGAGGCCACGGGCAACAGCCTGGTGCGCTCGGTCGTCGAGATGCTGTGGAACGTGCGGGAGAACTCGCCGCTGTGCGTCCACATGTTCGCCCAGGCGCACCGCGAGGGCGTGACGCCGCGCGTCGAAGAACACCGGCTGATCGTCGACGCGCTCAAGGCCCGCGACCCCAAGCGCGCGCGGGAGGCGATGCGCGCCCACCTGCGCCGCGTGACCGACGATCTCCTGGCCGCAACCGAGCTGGAGCTTATCCAGCGCGCCCGCGCGGAGGCGCAGGCCCGACGCAGCCGGATCGTACGGCGGGCAGGCGCCTAG
- a CDS encoding TonB-dependent receptor, whose translation MRHTSALTALAILLGHSGVVAAQEPTGPATGQQSLEFGDIVVTAQKRAESLQTVPLAVTALSDAALARAGVQSFSDLTKVVPSLTFTPGDQPANSSVILRGIGTFAFSIGVEPSVAVVIDDVPVAFQSQAFTDLIDLERVEVLRGPQSTLFGKSASAGLVNITTAAPTSTFTARADLRVTDDDEQRAAVSLSGPISDTLSFRLSADASRFDGLVRDLEKDERLNGRRERGVRGKLLWQPTDALEITLQGRYRDTDADCCVSTLIALDPAANFYNLPQFPQSVALEGITVDRDNLSIRTDDVVRSDTRDRGGSLRVSYEAGEHTLLSVTSYTRFNLRDSQDLDGTAVNLNQAVSPDASAGGRENHGRFDAEQWTQELRLISPDDGRLRYVLGGFFADSDLSRAYFRGPLIGRSNWEATVSNRNYALFGQATWEFIDDTSLIGGLRVNREEISYVYDNLLNGLHFSGDDADTAITGKIGLEHRFTPDIMVFGFYARGYKGQSYDLTSSLNAAIAARQPVKPETSDDFEVGVRSQFLDRRLTLNLTLFNTTYDNFQAQEGEPTLSGAFILSNVGSVRTRGAELEAAARIGDRLTLGGGLSFIDARIREFERAQCYAGQTAAEGCVGGVQDLAGARLNNAPKWRFNLRGDYTVPLDNMPFDGIVSLSYTWQSKVNFALSQDPITEQDAYGIANLQVGILDHDDRYSVALFINNLFDQEYAAGLANAQNYYGGRLAVNRLPGRDFNRYGGIRITASY comes from the coding sequence ATGCGTCATACCAGTGCCTTGACGGCCCTGGCCATTCTGCTTGGCCACTCGGGTGTCGTCGCCGCTCAGGAACCCACGGGCCCGGCCACCGGCCAGCAAAGCCTGGAATTCGGCGATATCGTGGTGACGGCGCAGAAACGCGCCGAGAGCCTGCAAACCGTGCCTCTGGCGGTGACGGCCCTGTCCGATGCGGCGCTGGCGCGCGCCGGGGTGCAGAGCTTCTCCGACCTGACCAAGGTGGTGCCGTCCCTCACCTTCACGCCCGGCGACCAGCCCGCCAATAGCTCGGTCATCCTGCGCGGCATCGGCACCTTTGCCTTCAGCATCGGCGTCGAGCCCAGCGTCGCGGTGGTGATCGACGACGTGCCGGTCGCCTTCCAGTCGCAGGCGTTTACCGACCTCATCGATCTGGAACGCGTCGAGGTGCTGCGCGGCCCGCAAAGCACCCTGTTCGGCAAGTCGGCCTCCGCCGGCCTCGTCAACATCACGACGGCCGCACCTACCTCGACCTTCACCGCCCGCGCCGACCTGCGCGTGACAGACGACGACGAGCAGCGCGCCGCCGTTTCGCTCTCTGGGCCGATCAGCGACACCCTGTCCTTCCGCCTGTCCGCCGACGCGAGCCGCTTCGACGGCCTGGTGCGCGATCTGGAGAAGGACGAGCGGCTGAACGGGCGGCGCGAGCGCGGCGTGCGCGGCAAGCTGCTGTGGCAGCCGACGGACGCGCTGGAGATCACCCTTCAGGGCCGCTACCGCGACACGGACGCCGACTGCTGCGTCTCGACGCTCATCGCGCTGGACCCCGCCGCCAACTTTTACAACCTGCCGCAATTCCCGCAGTCCGTCGCGCTGGAGGGGATCACGGTCGACCGCGACAACCTGTCGATCCGCACGGACGATGTCGTCCGCTCCGACACGCGGGATCGGGGTGGATCGCTGCGCGTCTCCTACGAGGCCGGTGAGCACACCCTGCTCTCGGTCACGTCCTACACCCGTTTCAACCTGCGCGACTCCCAGGATCTGGACGGCACGGCGGTCAACCTCAATCAGGCGGTCTCGCCCGACGCGTCCGCCGGGGGCCGGGAAAACCACGGGCGCTTCGATGCGGAGCAATGGACGCAGGAGCTGCGCCTGATCTCGCCCGACGACGGCCGCCTCCGCTACGTGCTGGGCGGATTTTTCGCGGATAGCGACCTCAGCCGCGCCTATTTCCGCGGGCCGCTGATCGGGCGCTCCAACTGGGAGGCCACCGTCTCCAACCGCAACTATGCGCTCTTTGGTCAGGCAACGTGGGAGTTCATCGACGACACCAGCCTCATCGGCGGCCTGCGCGTCAACCGCGAGGAGATCTCCTACGTCTATGACAATCTCCTGAACGGCCTCCATTTCTCGGGCGACGACGCGGACACCGCCATCACCGGCAAGATCGGGCTGGAGCACCGCTTCACGCCCGACATCATGGTGTTCGGCTTCTACGCACGGGGATACAAGGGTCAGTCCTACGACCTGACCAGCAGCCTCAACGCCGCCATCGCCGCCCGCCAGCCGGTCAAGCCGGAGACGTCGGATGACTTTGAAGTCGGCGTGCGCTCACAATTTCTCGATCGCCGCCTCACGCTCAACCTGACGCTCTTTAACACCACCTACGACAATTTCCAGGCGCAGGAAGGCGAGCCGACGCTTTCGGGCGCCTTCATCCTCAGCAACGTGGGCTCGGTGCGGACCCGCGGCGCGGAACTAGAAGCAGCCGCCCGCATCGGCGACCGGCTGACGCTGGGCGGCGGCTTGTCGTTCATCGATGCCCGCATCCGCGAATTCGAACGGGCCCAGTGCTATGCGGGCCAGACGGCGGCCGAAGGGTGCGTCGGCGGCGTGCAGGACCTGGCGGGCGCGCGCCTGAACAACGCGCCGAAATGGCGGTTCAACCTGCGCGGCGACTATACCGTGCCGCTGGATAACATGCCGTTCGACGGCATCGTCTCCCTCTCCTACACCTGGCAGTCCAAGGTGAATTTTGCCCTGTCGCAGGACCCGATCACCGAGCAGGACGCCTACGGCATCGCCAACCTTCAGGTCGGCATTCTCGACCACGACGACCGCTATTCGGTCGCGCTGTTCATCAATAACCTGTTCGATCAGGAATATGCGGCTGGCCTCGCCAATGCCCAGAACTACTATGGGGGCCGTTTGGCCGTGAACCGGTTGCCGGGACGGGATTTCAACCGCTACGGCGGCATCCGCATCACCGCCAGTTACTGA
- a CDS encoding malectin domain-containing carbohydrate-binding protein: MGPSPPSAAPHPEEFQNYILEESWKQIAERPYIWASWVWNMFDFSNELRMEGDLTDTNDKGLVTFDRRTRKDAFYFFKANWSSEPFAHITGRRYVDRPYPVVDVKAYSNAPQLELTLNGRTLGETACRQGICLWRGVMLDTGENRLDVRGTHAGKTVDDAVTWRFDGQPGQYAIRAGTLVGKRANDGRLWGSDVFFNGGKGNFRDMPSTSRGGEPGPVREVAGTADQTPYESWREGAFGYAIPVPNGTYRVTLHFFEPEATRRAGERVFSVVAEDGRAETGPIDVVKEARAPMTALTRQLNVAVADGRLDLTFMPLVGEPILSGLEVMPQK, translated from the coding sequence GTGGGCCCATCGCCGCCTTCGGCCGCCCCCCACCCGGAAGAATTCCAGAATTACATTCTGGAGGAAAGCTGGAAGCAGATTGCAGAAAGGCCGTACATCTGGGCCAGCTGGGTGTGGAACATGTTCGATTTCTCGAACGAATTGCGGATGGAAGGGGATTTGACCGACACCAACGACAAGGGCCTCGTCACCTTCGATCGCCGCACCCGCAAGGACGCTTTCTATTTCTTCAAGGCCAATTGGTCGAGCGAGCCTTTCGCCCACATCACCGGCCGCCGCTATGTCGACCGGCCCTACCCGGTAGTCGATGTGAAGGCCTACAGCAATGCGCCCCAGCTGGAGCTGACGCTGAACGGCCGCACTCTGGGCGAAACCGCTTGCCGACAGGGCATCTGCCTGTGGCGCGGCGTGATGCTCGACACCGGCGAGAACCGGCTGGATGTGCGCGGCACGCACGCGGGCAAGACGGTGGACGATGCCGTCACCTGGCGGTTCGACGGGCAGCCGGGGCAATATGCCATCCGCGCCGGAACGCTGGTCGGCAAGCGGGCGAACGACGGCCGCCTGTGGGGATCGGACGTGTTCTTTAACGGCGGCAAGGGAAATTTCCGCGACATGCCTTCCACCTCGCGCGGCGGCGAACCGGGGCCGGTGCGCGAGGTGGCGGGCACGGCGGACCAGACGCCTTACGAGAGCTGGCGCGAGGGCGCGTTCGGCTACGCTATCCCGGTGCCGAACGGCACATATCGCGTCACCCTTCATTTCTTCGAACCCGAGGCCACGCGCCGCGCGGGCGAGCGGGTGTTTAGCGTGGTAGCGGAAGACGGCAGGGCGGAGACCGGGCCCATCGACGTGGTGAAGGAAGCCCGCGCCCCGATGACGGCCCTCACCCGCCAGCTCAACGTTGCGGTTGCGGATGGACGGCTGGATTTGACGTTCATGCCCTTGGTGGGCGAACCGATTCTCTCCGGCCTTGAGGTGATGCCGCAAAAATAG